A window of the Lactuca sativa cultivar Salinas chromosome 5, Lsat_Salinas_v11, whole genome shotgun sequence genome harbors these coding sequences:
- the LOC111897929 gene encoding VIN3-like protein 1, translating to MCECSSDSSNGESCGLFCHIECALQQKKVGVVNLGQLMQLDGSYCCVSCGKVSGILRYWKKQLAIAKDARRVDSLCYIIYLSYRLLDGTSRFQELHKIVKEAKSILETEVGPLSGVSAKMARGIVSRLTVANEVQSLCSIVIQNDDQLSKISTTSQITKEGSLTLPAACKLLFEEITSSSVVLVLIELSTALSNDIIIFKL from the exons ATGTGTGAATGTTCTTCAGATTCCTCAAATGGAGAATCTTGTGGCTTATTTTGTCACATTGAATGTGCCCTTCAACAGAAAAAAGTAGGCGTTGTGAATCTTGGCCAGTTAATGCAGCTTGATGGGAGTTACTGTTGTGTTTCTTGTGGTAAAGTTTCAGGAATACTTAG ATATTGGAAGAAGCAATTAGCAATTGCTAAAGATGCACGACGTGTTGATAGCCTATGTTACATAATATATTTAAGTTACAGGCTTTTAGATGGAACATCAAGGTTTCAAGAGCTTCATAAAATTGTTAAAGAAGCCAAATCCATATTAGAAACGGAAGTGGGCCCACTAAGTGGAGTCTCAGCCAAAATGGCTAGAGGCATTGTAAGCAGACTAACTGTCGCAAACGAAGTCCAATCACTTTGTTCAATCGTAATCCAAAATGATGATCAACTCTCCAAAATTTCCACCACATCCCAAATTACCAAAG AAGGCTCACTAACACTTCCCGCAGCATGCAAATTACTCTTTGAAGAAATAACATCCTCTTCTGTAGTCCTTGTTTTAATCGAACTATCAACTGCATTATCAAATGATATAATCATATTCAAACTATGA